DNA from Synechococcus elongatus PCC 6301:
GAACGGCGGTGCGAACATCGGCCCGCGAGACACGGCCTTGTTCAACTTGGCAGTACACCAGCCAGTGATCGCTGCGATCCATGCGGCTGGCCACTTCGCACTCCAGATAGGCCAAGGCTGCTGTCAGAATGGGGCTTCCGTTGCTGGCGGTTTGGGTTTCGACACCGGCAAAGCGATCGGCCCCAGGTGGGAAACGCTTGAGGAAATGCTTCATCAGCGGTGCATAGTTGTCTTCACCTAGGATGTTGAGGACAAATCGATCGCCCACCTGCATCAGCGACTCGATTGCCCGATCCTTGGCGACCGCGACGGTAAAGCCCAGTGGCTTAAAGCTGGCTTGCACCACCCACGAGGCCAGCATGGCACCGCTGACTTCGCCCTTACGCGCTGTGATGATGTAGAGCCCACCACTCAGCCGTCCCAGCGCTTTATCGAGGTCGCTGTTCAGCGACTTCATCGTCTGGATAGCGTCAGCGCGAGTCAACCATTGGCCTAAGTCTGTGCCCGATTCTTCGCACTGCTGGTAGATCGCCTCCGTCGGCTGATCCTTGACGCGTATGGGTGGGAAAGCCGTATGCAGACCTAGATTACGGAACTGGGCCAGCAGAGCATCGATCGGCTCGTCATCGCCACCGTAGGAATCGAACAGGCCGATCGCTTGCTTATTGTGGGCAGCGGCAAAAATCGTGCTTAGGGCTGTTGCGACTGCCTCGGAAGGTTGACTGGGCGGCGTACCCAACACAATCCCCCGCGCACTGCTGACGGCTTCAATCAACTCCTGCGGATCGACGGCTCGCAGATCGACCATTTCCACCGCGACGCCTGTTTTGACCAAGCCGCGACCGATCGCTTGCGAAAGGCGATCGCTGTAGCCATAGTCCGACAGGTAGCCAATCAAAACGCTGGTTTCAGCAGTCGCTTTTTGCTCGCTCCAATGCTGATAGCGATCGACCCACTCTTGCAGGTTACGGCGCAGCAAGGGCCCATGACCCGTGGCGATCGTGGTGATTTCGCCGAGGGCTTTCATCCGTTTCAATGCCGCCAACACCGATCGCGCATTGGGAGCCATCAGGCATTCATAGTAGTACTGAAAATCGCCTTCGATCTGCTGCAGATCTTCATCGAAGGTGCGCTCGTCGCAGAAGTGCATGCCAAAGGCATCGCAGGTGAAGAGGATTTGGCTAGCGGGATCGTAAGTGAAGATTGTGTCCGGCCAGTGCAGGTTTGGCGCGCTGACGAACTCGAGCTCGTGACCCTGGCCAAGGTCGAGTCGATCGCCGTTTTTGACTTGCAGCTTTTGGAAGGGGCGATGGACTTGGTTCTCGAGGAACTGCAGCGCCACTTTAGAACCGACGACCGTTACATTCGGCGCGATCGCGAGAATATCGCCGACTAGACCGCTGTGATCCGGCTCCGTGTGACTGATGATCAGGTAATCCAGTGTGCTCAGGTCGGTCAGTTCCCGCAGCTGGTCAACATAGGTGGCCTGAAACTTGGCGTGGGAGGTGTCGACCAGTGCTTTGCGATCGGCTTCAATCAGAAAAGAGTTGTAGGTCGTGCCGTTCTGGAGCCCAAACTCGATATCAAAACGGCTGCGATCCCAGTCCAAAGAGCGAATCGTGGTGGTCTGAGGTCCAATGGCTTCAACGGCCAAGCTGAGGCGAGGCGCTGGGGTAGTGGCGACCATGAATCCCTCCGAGGCTGTAAATTCGCTGTTTTGTTATTGTGACGCGATCGCCCGCGTCTGGGTGAATGAGCCGGTTAGTCCTTGCCATTGGAAATTCGCGCTGGCATTGGGGGATCTTCTCTAGGGATCAAGCGCCTCAATTTTGGGATGCGATCGCTCCGCATCAGCCCTTCAGTCGGTCGGACCTCGCCACCTTCCTGCAAGCCCAAGATCCAGCAATCGTTGCGGATACGCCGATCGCGATCGCCAGTGTCGTCCCGCAGCAGCTGGCTTTACTCCCAGAAGACTGGCCTCAACGCCGGCTACAGCTTAGGGATGTGCCGTTGACAAATTGCTATCCGCAACTGGGCTTAGATCGGGCGATCGCGCTCTACGAGGCGGGCTGCCAAGCCGGTTGGCCCGTGTTGATGATTGACTGCGGCACTGCGATCACGATTAATGCCGGCGATGCAGAGGGACAGTTTGCCGGTGGGGCAATTTTGCCCGGAGTAACTTTGCAACTGCGATCGCTCGCCCAAGGAACGGCTGCTCTCCCGAGTGTCGAAATATCGGCTGAAGGCGATCGCTGGGGGATGGATAATCAGTCAGCGATCGCTAGCGGCGTGATCTACGGAATCGCAGGAGCACTCAGAGGGTTTATTGAAGATTGGCGATCGCATCATCCACAACGGCCGATCTATTTCACTGGCGGCGATGGTGAATTACTGGCAAAACTATTGACTGATTTACCGGATATTCGGGTTGAGCCGCATCTCTTGTTACACGGGATCGATCGCTTAGCTCAGGCAATGATGACAGACCCAGATTGATAGTCCTGAAGTTGTCGAGCATGGTCATGACTGTAAGGCCCAGCCGGGAGGCGATCGGGCGGAAAGCTAGCGATCGCTTGCACCTCATGGCGATCGCCCACTTGTAAATTCCCGGTAACCGTCACCGCCAAGGCAATACAGACGGCGTGAAGGCGAGGATCGCGATCGGGCGCACTATAAACCCCAACCAGACGATCGACGT
Protein-coding regions in this window:
- a CDS encoding diflavin flavoprotein, translated to MVATTPAPRLSLAVEAIGPQTTTIRSLDWDRSRFDIEFGLQNGTTYNSFLIEADRKALVDTSHAKFQATYVDQLRELTDLSTLDYLIISHTEPDHSGLVGDILAIAPNVTVVGSKVALQFLENQVHRPFQKLQVKNGDRLDLGQGHELEFVSAPNLHWPDTIFTYDPASQILFTCDAFGMHFCDERTFDEDLQQIEGDFQYYYECLMAPNARSVLAALKRMKALGEITTIATGHGPLLRRNLQEWVDRYQHWSEQKATAETSVLIGYLSDYGYSDRLSQAIGRGLVKTGVAVEMVDLRAVDPQELIEAVSSARGIVLGTPPSQPSEAVATALSTIFAAAHNKQAIGLFDSYGGDDEPIDALLAQFRNLGLHTAFPPIRVKDQPTEAIYQQCEESGTDLGQWLTRADAIQTMKSLNSDLDKALGRLSGGLYIITARKGEVSGAMLASWVVQASFKPLGFTVAVAKDRAIESLMQVGDRFVLNILGEDNYAPLMKHFLKRFPPGADRFAGVETQTASNGSPILTAALAYLECEVASRMDRSDHWLVYCQVEQGRVSRADVRTAVHHRKVGNHY
- a CDS encoding NUDIX domain-containing protein; amino-acid sequence: MLSWLWAGLRSLLKRPLISVSLIATLPNGELVLIQRADDGGWSLPGGLIDRGETLEQAAARELREETGLVLVNVDRLVGVYSAPDRDPRLHAVCIALAVTVTGNLQVGDRHEVQAIASFPPDRLPAGPYSHDHARQLQDYQSGSVIIA
- a CDS encoding pantothenate kinase, encoding MSRLVLAIGNSRWHWGIFSRDQAPQFWDAIAPHQPFSRSDLATFLQAQDPAIVADTPIAIASVVPQQLALLPEDWPQRRLQLRDVPLTNCYPQLGLDRAIALYEAGCQAGWPVLMIDCGTAITINAGDAEGQFAGGAILPGVTLQLRSLAQGTAALPSVEISAEGDRWGMDNQSAIASGVIYGIAGALRGFIEDWRSHHPQRPIYFTGGDGELLAKLLTDLPDIRVEPHLLLHGIDRLAQAMMTDPD